A genomic region of Salvelinus alpinus chromosome 12, SLU_Salpinus.1, whole genome shotgun sequence contains the following coding sequences:
- the LOC139535435 gene encoding troponin I, slow skeletal muscle-like isoform X1, which produces MLNYVCTKMCFFLYRQERKSKISASRKLMLKSLMVAKAKEEIEQELVDKEEEKERYLTERAPALQTGGMSFAELQELCRELHAKVDVVDEERYDIEAKVMHNTREIKDLNIKVLDLRRKFKRPNLRRVRVSADAILRSLLGSKHKVSMDLRANLKSVKKEDTEKEKTVEVSDWRKNVEAMSGMEGRKKMFDAAKGTPQ; this is translated from the exons ATGCTAAATTATGTTTGCactaaaatgtgtttttttctttACAGACAAGAG CGAAAGTCGAAGATCTCGGCCTCCCGTAAGCTCATGCTCAAG AGCTTAATGGTGGCCAAGGCGAAGGAGGAGATCGAGCAGGAGTTAGTGgataaagaggaggagaaggagaggtatcTGACAGAGAGAGCCCCCGCCTTACAGACCGGTGGCATGTCCTTTGCTGAGCTCCAG GAGTTATGTCGGGAGTTACATGCCAAGGTTGACGTGGTGGATGAGGAACGATATGACATTGAAGCCAAAGTCATGCACAACAccagagag ATCAAGGACCTGAACATCAAAGTTTTGGATCTGAGGAGGAAGTTCAAGCGGCCCAACCTGAGGAGGGTAAGGGTCTCTGCTGACGCCATCTTGCGCTCCCTCCTGGGCTCCAAACACAAGGTCTCCATGGACCTTCGGGCAAACCTCAAGTCAGTCAAGAAGGAGGACACAGAGAAG GAGAAGACAGTGGAGGTGAGTGACTGGAGGAAGAACGTGGAGGCCATGTCTGGCATGGAGGGAAGGAAGAAGATGTTTGACGCAGCCAAAGGCACCCCTCAGTAG
- the LOC139535435 gene encoding troponin I, slow skeletal muscle-like isoform X3, protein MLKSLMVAKAKEEIEQELVDKEEEKERYLTERAPALQTGGMSFAELQELCRELHAKVDVVDEERYDIEAKVMHNTREIKDLNIKVLDLRRKFKRPNLRRVRVSADAILRSLLGSKHKVSMDLRANLKSVKKEDTEKEKTVEVSDWRKNVEAMSGMEGRKKMFDAAKGTPQ, encoded by the exons ATGCTCAAG AGCTTAATGGTGGCCAAGGCGAAGGAGGAGATCGAGCAGGAGTTAGTGgataaagaggaggagaaggagaggtatcTGACAGAGAGAGCCCCCGCCTTACAGACCGGTGGCATGTCCTTTGCTGAGCTCCAG GAGTTATGTCGGGAGTTACATGCCAAGGTTGACGTGGTGGATGAGGAACGATATGACATTGAAGCCAAAGTCATGCACAACAccagagag ATCAAGGACCTGAACATCAAAGTTTTGGATCTGAGGAGGAAGTTCAAGCGGCCCAACCTGAGGAGGGTAAGGGTCTCTGCTGACGCCATCTTGCGCTCCCTCCTGGGCTCCAAACACAAGGTCTCCATGGACCTTCGGGCAAACCTCAAGTCAGTCAAGAAGGAGGACACAGAGAAG GAGAAGACAGTGGAGGTGAGTGACTGGAGGAAGAACGTGGAGGCCATGTCTGGCATGGAGGGAAGGAAGAAGATGTTTGACGCAGCCAAAGGCACCCCTCAGTAG
- the LOC139535435 gene encoding troponin I, slow skeletal muscle-like isoform X2 codes for MCFQSLMVAKAKEEIEQELVDKEEEKERYLTERAPALQTGGMSFAELQELCRELHAKVDVVDEERYDIEAKVMHNTREIKDLNIKVLDLRRKFKRPNLRRVRVSADAILRSLLGSKHKVSMDLRANLKSVKKEDTEKEKTVEVSDWRKNVEAMSGMEGRKKMFDAAKGTPQ; via the exons ATGTGTTTTCAGAGCTTAATGGTGGCCAAGGCGAAGGAGGAGATCGAGCAGGAGTTAGTGgataaagaggaggagaaggagaggtatcTGACAGAGAGAGCCCCCGCCTTACAGACCGGTGGCATGTCCTTTGCTGAGCTCCAG GAGTTATGTCGGGAGTTACATGCCAAGGTTGACGTGGTGGATGAGGAACGATATGACATTGAAGCCAAAGTCATGCACAACAccagagag ATCAAGGACCTGAACATCAAAGTTTTGGATCTGAGGAGGAAGTTCAAGCGGCCCAACCTGAGGAGGGTAAGGGTCTCTGCTGACGCCATCTTGCGCTCCCTCCTGGGCTCCAAACACAAGGTCTCCATGGACCTTCGGGCAAACCTCAAGTCAGTCAAGAAGGAGGACACAGAGAAG GAGAAGACAGTGGAGGTGAGTGACTGGAGGAAGAACGTGGAGGCCATGTCTGGCATGGAGGGAAGGAAGAAGATGTTTGACGCAGCCAAAGGCACCCCTCAGTAG
- the LOC139535411 gene encoding troponin T, cardiac muscle isoforms-like isoform X2, translated as MTKGEEDIVDAEGEQEEGEGWEKPKPKPAFMPQTSMVPPKIPDGEKVDFDDIHRKRMEKDLTELQTLIEAHFESRKKEEEELINLTDRIEKRRSERAEQVRIRTEKEKERQNRINEEKARKEEEEFKKKAEDDAKKKKVLTNLQFSGYKTEKKGGPKKKTEREKKRAILSERHNELNIDHLKEDKLREKATELWKWIHQLEAEKFDLQYKHSRQKYDVTVLRNRVSDHQKVTKGTRSKRGLRK; from the exons ATGACCA aaggagaggaggatattGTTG ACGCCGAGGGGGAGCAGGAGGAAGGAG AAGGTTGGGAAAAACCTAAACCAAA ACCAGCCTTCATGCCTCAGACCAGCATGGTGCCTCCCAAAATCCCAGATGGAGAGAAAGTGGACTTTGAT GATATCCACCGCAAGCGTATGGAGAAGGACCTGACTGAGCTGCAGACGCTTATCGAGGCCCATTTTGAGAGTCGcaagaaggaagaagaggagctCATCAACCTCACTGATCGTATT GAGAAGCGCAGGTCTGAGAGAGCAGAGCAAGTGAGGATCCGAACGGAGAAAGAAAAGGAGCGTCAAAACAGAATAAAC GAGGAAAAGGcaagaaaggaggaagaggaattTAAGAAGAAAGCAGAGGATGACGCCAAGAAAAAAAAGGTCCTCACCAACTTGCAGTTCAGCGGGTACAAG acAGAAAAGAAAGGTGGGCCAAAAAAGAAAACAGAGCGAGAGAAGAAGAGAGCGATCTTAAGTGAACGGCATAATGAGCTGAATATTGACCATCTCAAAGAGGACAAACTGAG AGAGAAGGCTACTGAACTGTGGAAGTGGATACATCAACTTGAGGCAGAGAAATTTGATCTCCAGTACAAACACTCGCGGCAGAAATATGAT GTCACCGTACTCAGGAATCGAGTCAGCGATCATCAGAAAGT
- the LOC139535411 gene encoding troponin T, cardiac muscle isoforms-like isoform X3 produces MWSEGEEDIVDAEGEQEEGGWEKPKPKPAFMPQTSMVPPKIPDGEKVDFDDIHRKRMEKDLTELQTLIEAHFESRKKEEEELINLTDRIEKRRSERAEQVRIRTEKEKERQNRINEEKARKEEEEFKKKAEDDAKKKKVLTNLQFSGYKTEKKGGPKKKTEREKKRAILSERHNELNIDHLKEDKLREKATELWKWIHQLEAEKFDLQYKHSRQKYDVTVLRNRVSDHQKVTKGTRSKRGLRK; encoded by the exons ATGTGGtcagaaggagaggaggatattGTTG ACGCCGAGGGGGAGCAGGAGGAAGGAG GTTGGGAAAAACCTAAACCAAA ACCAGCCTTCATGCCTCAGACCAGCATGGTGCCTCCCAAAATCCCAGATGGAGAGAAAGTGGACTTTGAT GATATCCACCGCAAGCGTATGGAGAAGGACCTGACTGAGCTGCAGACGCTTATCGAGGCCCATTTTGAGAGTCGcaagaaggaagaagaggagctCATCAACCTCACTGATCGTATT GAGAAGCGCAGGTCTGAGAGAGCAGAGCAAGTGAGGATCCGAACGGAGAAAGAAAAGGAGCGTCAAAACAGAATAAAC GAGGAAAAGGcaagaaaggaggaagaggaattTAAGAAGAAAGCAGAGGATGACGCCAAGAAAAAAAAGGTCCTCACCAACTTGCAGTTCAGCGGGTACAAG acAGAAAAGAAAGGTGGGCCAAAAAAGAAAACAGAGCGAGAGAAGAAGAGAGCGATCTTAAGTGAACGGCATAATGAGCTGAATATTGACCATCTCAAAGAGGACAAACTGAG AGAGAAGGCTACTGAACTGTGGAAGTGGATACATCAACTTGAGGCAGAGAAATTTGATCTCCAGTACAAACACTCGCGGCAGAAATATGAT GTCACCGTACTCAGGAATCGAGTCAGCGATCATCAGAAAGT
- the LOC139535411 gene encoding troponin T, cardiac muscle isoforms-like isoform X1 encodes MWSEGEEDIVDAEGEQEEGEGWEKPKPKPAFMPQTSMVPPKIPDGEKVDFDDIHRKRMEKDLTELQTLIEAHFESRKKEEEELINLTDRIEKRRSERAEQVRIRTEKEKERQNRINEEKARKEEEEFKKKAEDDAKKKKVLTNLQFSGYKTEKKGGPKKKTEREKKRAILSERHNELNIDHLKEDKLREKATELWKWIHQLEAEKFDLQYKHSRQKYDVTVLRNRVSDHQKVTKGTRSKRGLRK; translated from the exons ATGTGGtcagaaggagaggaggatattGTTG ACGCCGAGGGGGAGCAGGAGGAAGGAG AAGGTTGGGAAAAACCTAAACCAAA ACCAGCCTTCATGCCTCAGACCAGCATGGTGCCTCCCAAAATCCCAGATGGAGAGAAAGTGGACTTTGAT GATATCCACCGCAAGCGTATGGAGAAGGACCTGACTGAGCTGCAGACGCTTATCGAGGCCCATTTTGAGAGTCGcaagaaggaagaagaggagctCATCAACCTCACTGATCGTATT GAGAAGCGCAGGTCTGAGAGAGCAGAGCAAGTGAGGATCCGAACGGAGAAAGAAAAGGAGCGTCAAAACAGAATAAAC GAGGAAAAGGcaagaaaggaggaagaggaattTAAGAAGAAAGCAGAGGATGACGCCAAGAAAAAAAAGGTCCTCACCAACTTGCAGTTCAGCGGGTACAAG acAGAAAAGAAAGGTGGGCCAAAAAAGAAAACAGAGCGAGAGAAGAAGAGAGCGATCTTAAGTGAACGGCATAATGAGCTGAATATTGACCATCTCAAAGAGGACAAACTGAG AGAGAAGGCTACTGAACTGTGGAAGTGGATACATCAACTTGAGGCAGAGAAATTTGATCTCCAGTACAAACACTCGCGGCAGAAATATGAT GTCACCGTACTCAGGAATCGAGTCAGCGATCATCAGAAAGT
- the LOC139535411 gene encoding troponin T, cardiac muscle isoforms-like isoform X4 produces the protein MPQTSMVPPKIPDGEKVDFDDIHRKRMEKDLTELQTLIEAHFESRKKEEEELINLTDRIEKRRSERAEQVRIRTEKEKERQNRINEEKARKEEEEFKKKAEDDAKKKKVLTNLQFSGYKTEKKGGPKKKTEREKKRAILSERHNELNIDHLKEDKLREKATELWKWIHQLEAEKFDLQYKHSRQKYDVTVLRNRVSDHQKVTKGTRSKRGLRK, from the exons ATGCCTCAGACCAGCATGGTGCCTCCCAAAATCCCAGATGGAGAGAAAGTGGACTTTGAT GATATCCACCGCAAGCGTATGGAGAAGGACCTGACTGAGCTGCAGACGCTTATCGAGGCCCATTTTGAGAGTCGcaagaaggaagaagaggagctCATCAACCTCACTGATCGTATT GAGAAGCGCAGGTCTGAGAGAGCAGAGCAAGTGAGGATCCGAACGGAGAAAGAAAAGGAGCGTCAAAACAGAATAAAC GAGGAAAAGGcaagaaaggaggaagaggaattTAAGAAGAAAGCAGAGGATGACGCCAAGAAAAAAAAGGTCCTCACCAACTTGCAGTTCAGCGGGTACAAG acAGAAAAGAAAGGTGGGCCAAAAAAGAAAACAGAGCGAGAGAAGAAGAGAGCGATCTTAAGTGAACGGCATAATGAGCTGAATATTGACCATCTCAAAGAGGACAAACTGAG AGAGAAGGCTACTGAACTGTGGAAGTGGATACATCAACTTGAGGCAGAGAAATTTGATCTCCAGTACAAACACTCGCGGCAGAAATATGAT GTCACCGTACTCAGGAATCGAGTCAGCGATCATCAGAAAGT